A portion of the Paenibacillus sp. PvR098 genome contains these proteins:
- the rpsB gene encoding 30S ribosomal protein S2: MAVISMKQLLEAGVHFGHQTRRWNPKMDRYIFTERNGIYIIDLQKTVKKVEEAYNFVKSVAGENGTILFVGTKKQAQDSVKEEAERCGMYFINQRWLGGTLTNFKTIEIRINRLHELERWEEDGTFEVLPKKEVIILRKEKDRLEKFLGGIKNMKGLPSALFVIDPRKERIAVAEARKLGIPIVGIVDTNCDPDEIDYVIPGNDDAIRAVKLLTAKMADAVIEAHQGEQTTA; this comes from the coding sequence ATGGCAGTAATCTCCATGAAACAGCTGCTTGAAGCTGGGGTACACTTCGGTCATCAAACCCGTCGTTGGAATCCGAAAATGGATCGTTACATCTTCACCGAAAGAAACGGAATTTATATCATTGACCTGCAAAAAACGGTCAAAAAAGTTGAGGAAGCTTATAACTTCGTCAAATCAGTTGCTGGAGAGAACGGTACAATCTTGTTCGTAGGAACGAAGAAGCAAGCGCAAGATTCCGTTAAGGAAGAAGCAGAGCGCTGTGGAATGTACTTTATCAACCAACGTTGGCTCGGCGGTACGCTGACGAACTTCAAAACCATCGAAATCCGGATCAACCGTCTGCACGAACTGGAAAGATGGGAAGAGGACGGTACGTTCGAAGTGCTTCCTAAGAAAGAAGTTATCATCCTTCGTAAGGAAAAAGATCGTCTCGAGAAATTCTTGGGCGGTATTAAAAATATGAAAGGTTTGCCGAGCGCTCTGTTCGTCATCGACCCTCGTAAAGAGCGGATCGCTGTTGCTGAAGCTCGCAAGCTGGGTATTCCAATCGTCGGTATTGTTGATACAAACTGTGATCCGGACGAAATCGACTATGTCATTCCGGGTAACGACGATGCTATCCGTGCAGTGAAATTGCTGACAGCTAAAATGGCTGATGCAGTAATTGAAGCGCACCAAGGCGAACAAACAACAGCCTAA
- the tsf gene encoding translation elongation factor Ts: MAVNAAAVKELREKTGAGMLDCKKALEEANGDLTKAAEILREKGLSAAANKAGRIATEGVVESYIHAGGRIGVLVEVNCETDFVAKTDSFKEFARDVAMQIAAANPQYVRREEVPQEALDKEREILKNQALNEGKPANIVEKMVEGRMSKFYEEFCLLEQSFIKDPDKTINALLNEKVATIGENISIRRFVRYELGEGLEKKQENFAEEVMSQVKH; the protein is encoded by the coding sequence ATGGCAGTTAATGCAGCAGCAGTAAAAGAATTACGTGAGAAAACCGGAGCAGGCATGCTCGATTGCAAAAAAGCATTAGAGGAAGCAAACGGAGATTTGACGAAAGCGGCTGAAATCCTTCGTGAGAAAGGTTTGTCGGCAGCTGCAAACAAAGCTGGCCGGATTGCAACTGAAGGTGTTGTGGAATCCTATATTCATGCCGGCGGAAGAATCGGCGTCCTGGTTGAAGTGAACTGCGAAACGGACTTTGTTGCCAAAACAGATTCCTTTAAAGAATTCGCTCGCGACGTCGCAATGCAAATCGCAGCAGCGAATCCGCAATATGTTCGCCGTGAGGAAGTTCCGCAAGAGGCATTGGATAAAGAACGGGAAATTTTGAAGAACCAAGCTTTGAACGAAGGCAAACCGGCTAACATCGTAGAAAAAATGGTAGAAGGTCGCATGAGCAAGTTCTACGAAGAGTTCTGCTTGCTGGAGCAATCCTTCATTAAAGATCCGGACAAAACAATCAATGCTCTTCTAAATGAAAAGGTAGCAACGATCGGGGAGAACATTTCGATCCGCCGCTTCGTTCGTTACGAGCTCGGAGAAGGCCTTGAGAAGAAACAAGAGAACTTCGCTGAAGAAGTCATGTCACAAGTTAAGCATTAA
- the pyrH gene encoding UMP kinase: protein MEHPIYKRVVLKLSGEALAGQQGYGIDAEVITSIAEQVREVVDLRVEVAIVVGGGNIWRGIAGSERGIDRATADYMGMLATVMNSLALQDALETIGVPTRVQSSITMQQVAEPYIRRRAMRHLEKGRVVIFAAGTGNPYFSTDTTAALRAAEIEAEVILMAKNKVDGVYSADPFKHADAQKFETLTYMEVLNKNLGVMDSTASSLCMDNNIPLIVFSITESGNIKRVVLGEKIGTIVKGSV, encoded by the coding sequence TTGGAACATCCGATTTATAAAAGAGTCGTTTTGAAACTTAGCGGTGAAGCGTTAGCCGGTCAGCAAGGGTATGGCATTGACGCCGAAGTGATTACATCCATCGCCGAGCAGGTAAGAGAAGTCGTCGACCTGCGAGTTGAAGTGGCCATCGTTGTCGGTGGCGGCAACATTTGGCGCGGAATCGCAGGAAGCGAGAGAGGTATTGATCGCGCCACTGCCGATTACATGGGAATGCTCGCGACGGTTATGAATTCGCTGGCGCTCCAGGATGCGCTGGAGACAATCGGAGTGCCGACTCGCGTCCAATCCTCGATTACGATGCAGCAGGTGGCCGAGCCTTACATTCGCCGGAGAGCGATGCGACATTTGGAAAAAGGAAGAGTGGTCATCTTCGCGGCAGGTACCGGGAACCCATACTTCTCTACCGATACGACAGCGGCGCTCAGAGCGGCTGAGATTGAAGCAGAAGTTATTCTCATGGCGAAAAACAAGGTGGATGGCGTATATTCTGCGGACCCGTTCAAGCATGCGGACGCTCAGAAGTTCGAAACGCTCACCTATATGGAAGTACTCAACAAAAACTTGGGTGTAATGGATTCAACCGCATCCTCCTTATGTATGGATAACAACATCCCGCTGATCGTTTTCTCCATTACGGAAAGCGGCAATATCAAGCGAGTGGTACTCGGTGAAAAAATCGGGACGATAGTAAAAGGGAGTGTGTAA